A segment of the Deltaproteobacteria bacterium genome:
TGGCCGGTGAGGGTCAGGTTTCCTTTCCCTTTCATGGTAGTGGTTTCCACATACAGAATTTCCCCTCCTACGGAAGTCCAAGCCAATCCCGTGGCCACACCGATCTCATTTACATCCAATTCTTCTTCGGGTAAAAACTTCGGCGGCCCTAAATATTTGTGCAAATTCAGGCTGGTAATTTTATAGGGACCTTTCTCGTCTTCGGCGATTTTCCGCGCCGCTTTACGACAGATGGAAGCAATCTCTCGTTCCAAATTGCGCACTCCCGCCTCTTTGGTGTATTGGGAAATGATCCGCAAAAGGGCCTCATCGCTGATGGAAAGGATCTCTTTGTTGATGCCGTTCTCTTCCAATTGCCTGGGTAATAAAAATTGTTTGGTGATTTTCAGCTTTTCCTCGCTGGTATATCCAGCCAGGTTCAGGACTTCCATCCGATCTTTCAGGGCCGGTGGGATGGGATCCAGAATATTCGCGGTGGTGATGAACATAACCTTGGATAGGTCGAAGGGAACATTCAGATAATGGTCACTGAAGGCAAAATTCTGTTCCGGGTCAAGAGCTTCTAACAGGGCTGCGGAAGGATCCCCCCTGAAGTCTGCTCCTACTTTGTCAATCTCGTCGAGCATAAATACGGGATTATTGGATCCCGCATTTTTAACCCCCTGGACGATCCGCCCGGGCAGTGAGCCGATGTACGTCCGCCGATGCCCCCGGATCTCAGCCTCATCCCGGATACCCCCCAACGAGATACGTGTGAATTTCCTCCCCAGCGCCCTGGCAATGGATTTTCCTAAGGAAGTTTTGCCTACGCCTGGCGGACCCACGAAGCAGAGGATGGGACCTTTCATTTTCTCTTTCAATTTTCGTACACCTAAATATTCTAAGACACGCTCTTTGACCTTTTCCAAGTCGTAATGATCTTCGTCTAACGCCTGTTTGGCTTTTTTAATGTCTAGGTTGTCGACCGTGCTCACGCTCCAGGGGATTTCCACCAGCCAGTCCAGGTAAGTACGGACGATCGTAGCTTCGGCAGATTCAGGGTGCATCTGTTCCAGGCGATTTAATTGTTTGTTAGCTTCTTTTTCCACATCCTGGGGCATTTTAGCTTTTTTTATTTTTTCCCGTAATTCACTGATCTCCTGAGTTTTTTCATCAATATCGCCCAATTCGCTTTTGATGGCCTTGAGCTGTTCTCTAA
Coding sequences within it:
- the lon gene encoding endopeptidase La, encoding QIEEPGRLADLVASNLKLKIEEAQKVLETFHPLQRLKKVNEYLSKEVQVSTMQAKIQSQAREEMSKTQREYFLREQLKAIKSELGDIDEKTQEISELREKIKKAKMPQDVEKEANKQLNRLEQMHPESAEATIVRTYLDWLVEIPWSVSTVDNLDIKKAKQALDEDHYDLEKVKERVLEYLGVRKLKEKMKGPILCFVGPPGVGKTSLGKSIARALGRKFTRISLGGIRDEAEIRGHRRTYIGSLPGRIVQGVKNAGSNNPVFMLDEIDKVGADFRGDPSAALLEALDPEQNFAFSDHYLNVPFDLSKVMFITTANILDPIPPALKDRMEVLNLAGYTSEEKLKITKQFLLPRQLEENGINKEILSISDEALLRIISQYTKEAGVRNLEREIASICRKAARKIAEDEKGPYKITSLNLHKYLGPPKFLPEEELDVNEIGVATGLAWTSVGGEILYVETTTMKGKGNLTLTGHLGDVMKESAQAALSYTRSKSKEFGIDPDFYEKLDIHIHVPAGAIPKDGPSAGITMATSLVSALMRIPVRKDVAMTGEITLRGRVLPIGGLKEKTLAALRAKIKNIIIPDQNRKDLEEIPPYIRRKVNFIFVKNTDEILKVALVPGKVQPLPEVAKEDPGEKKGRPESHSISLPV